The Hippoglossus hippoglossus isolate fHipHip1 chromosome 4, fHipHip1.pri, whole genome shotgun sequence DNA window caggaaaatgtccagaaaattccAAAAGAATgatgtgttgatgatgtttctaacacgcaagagacacaaaactagatgaatacaaatatctcaggaagaaaaaggagataggagatttgagagcttttggtgataagggccaacaACAATAACATGTGATTCCCAAAGCATTATTTATACACcctgtcctgcctcctgtattctctacccagacaccacccctcacctgaatgtttcggacattttcctgttgttgtgaacttgtCTTACCCGGACAATCTCCAGCTGTgatcttcatatgtgaaaggcaaactccagaaaatgtccaattttccagagttcatgtctgaaaatgaccaTAAAACCTAAATATCCTGTGCCATCTAATTGTCTAAATGCATTACAGTTTTCTCTTATATCTCTGGAAGTttaggaaaaaatatattttttaacttttataatTGAATAGCTTTCCGATTTAGCTGCTTTTGAGGAGTCACTGTACCTTAGTGCCAGCCACTCTAGTGTCAACTCTCCGTCCTCGCTGCGCTCAGCAAAGGATACGAACTGCTCCCAAACAGCGTGTCATCCACGGAGAACGAACTCAGTCTGTCTTTGCTCAGGGTGCGTTTGATGTCTTTGATCAGCTGCTCGTCCCTTCTCTCTCCGTCCAGGCTGCCGCCGGACGGTTTGGGCCGGATCCCTCCGTCGTGGGACTCCTCTTGGCTTCCATCGTCGGACTTGGACGTTGTAAAATCAGTTATTTCCGTCACTTCtcgactctgctcctctgttttcccCAATGATTCCTCGGCATCTTTGGCTCCACCTGGACTCGCCGGGCGCTCATTGTCCTCGTCTGTTTTGGACGCAGGTTGGAGATATTTTGTCTCTTCAGTTTCTGTTGCTTTCTCTGGATCACGAGCAGAGGTTTTCTCTTCACTTTGTTCCTCTGTGACACTCTCAGCTTTGAGACTGGCAGCAGAACGATGAGTACCGGCAATGCTTTCCACTTCAGTCTTTGAAACATCACTTTGCGTCTGTGTTGGTCCTTTTTGATCCTTGTCTTCCTCTAGAGATTCCTTGCTTCGTTTTCTTTGTCCGTTTGAAGACTCTTCATCATTTTCTTCAGTCTGCATCATCTGGTTTAATTCCTCCACCTCagtctcctctttctcctggGTCGTATCTTTGATGGCGTCGCTCTGAGGTTCATCTTCACAGGGTTTGCTCTCAATCTCCGACTCTACAGCTTCcagtttttcttcactttcaactttgtgtatttgctcgttttcctccttttcactcttcttcatcacctcaGGTGGAGTCTCTACCCTCAGCAGCTCTGTAGATTTCGTCTCTTCTTTACTGTACACTTGAGCCTCTGACGTCTCTTCCCTCAAATCCTCTAAAGGTTCGACAAACGTCTCGAAGTCCTTTGACATTTGATGCGTGTTTACCCAGTTTGTGACCAGATCTGTGCTGTCTTCTGCTGCCAGGGCCTCTGGACTTTCTTTATCCACTGCGACGCTCTCTTCTGCGTTAGGAGCCTCCTCGTTTGGTGCTTGAGGTTTGAGCAGCACACTTGCTCCTTCCTCTGAGGCCTTGCTCGCCTCCTCCGCGTCCTCTCCGTTTTCTCCATTGGCGACAGCAGCATGTTGATCAGAgcatgtttttttgtcagaTGTTGCGGTGGACTCGTCTAATTTATGACTTGTACCACCTAAACCCTCATCTGTGGGTGCTGAAGATTGTGCCTCATCCTCGTTGATCTTACTATCGATATTTTCGATCAAGTCTGAATCTCTTTCATTGAGTTCAGGTTTGTTGCCATTTTCGTCTTGTTTCATTTGCTCTCTGTCAGTATCCATGTGATCTGGTTTAGATTCCTCTGTTATCTCCGTTTCTTCGCTCTCTTGCTCGGGATCTTTTTGAGCAGTTTCCTCTTGTTTATCACTGTCGTCTCTTTCCCGAGCTTCACTTTCTGACGCATCTGTTCCATGATCCTGCTCAACCTCGTCCTCGTCAGGTTTTCCAGCACCATCTCCAGACTCTGCTTCTTTAACCTCCGCACTTTCACCTTCAGTCGGTTCCTCCTCTGTTATTCTTTCGTCTTCAACATGCTCGGCTGCTTTCTcatcatttctctcctcctttgaAACTTCTATCTCATCATCATTATGACTATTTCTTTCCCCTCCGGTAGAAATCTCTCCATTTTCACCATCAATTTCTCCCCTCTCACTGTTGGAACTCGCTCCTTCAGTTTCTTTCTTAGCATCTTCAGACTCCACCGTGTGTTCAGTCGTTTTATTTCCATCTGCTGTTTCATTGACAGCTGACTCAGCTGTATTTTTGCTAGATGTCTTCTCGTCATCAGTATTTTTCTCAGGTTCTACGGTAATCGCAgacttttcttctccctcttcagcTTCCTCATTGTCATCTTTACTCTTTTCAGATTCCATTTGTTCTtcctcatttctctcttctttttctgcctCCTCACCCTTTTCTTCGTCCCTCTCTGCCTTTGTCTCCTTTACTTCCTCACCGTCACTGGTTTTATCAATCACGGCTTCCTTTGCTTCAGATTCTTCCTCGTCATTTTTATTCTCAACACTTTCACTACCCTCGTCTTTTTCTGattcctctgctttctcttcATGTGcaacttcatcttcttcatcagcaGGTTCTTCATTTGTCTGCCTTTCAGGGTTTGAGTCAGTCCTAGTATCTTCTACAACATTTGCCTCATCTTCTATAATTTCTTCTGTCTTACTTTCATCTTtgccctcttcctctttttcattctcttccttttctccacAATTTTCACCTTCTGCTTCCTTACTTTCCTCCTCAGATTTCTCCTTCTCTACCTCATCATTTGTTTCCACAGacctttctctctgctctcctcccaACCCTTCTTCTTGCCGATTCCCATCCTCACTCACTAGCTCTGCTTCTTCCTTTTTAACATCATCTTTACTGCCCTCGTCCTTTACACTGTCTTCACTAATATCTGCTGTTTTTTCCACTGTGGTGTCTGCGCTCCCCTCCACCGAGCTGCTCGAATCCTCCGTCGTGACTTCTGCTTGTGATGCTGCCATGCTGTCTccctgctgcctctcctctgtgtcACTCACAGGTGCCTCTTCACAGCTGAGGGCCTCTCGCTCCTCTGAGGGCTCCACTTTCATCTCCACTGTCTCGCTCACTGTCATCGCCTCTTCCTCTGCATTATCCGACGCCGCTGTCTCGTCAGTCTTTCTATCCAGCTCTGATATCGATGATTCATCCGCCTCCTCTGCTTCTGCCGTTTTCTCCTCACTCTCTACATCTTTCTGTGCAGCTTCCGAATCGTTGCATTTAGCTACTGTATCCTCCTCAGGTTCTGAAGCTTTGTTTTCTGGTGTCATGTTCCCTTCAGACACAGCATGAAGCGCTGCACCCCTGTCCTCcaacttctcttcttcttcttctgatgcAGGcttttcatcatcttcatccagTTCTTTGTCCAGCTCATCTTTGGTGCTATCCCTGTTCTCATGAAGCTCTTTTTCGGTtccatcctcctcctgttcttttgGCTCAGATGTCTCCTCCTGATCTTCAACAACTTCAGCTTCAACAACACTTTCTTCAGATTTCAGCTCCTCTGCGAGAGTTTCTAGCTGCTCTGGAACAACATCTGTAAAATACAATGAGATGTAATGAGAAAATTGTGTATTTTCATATAACataatcattttaatgaatttaaaaactaTGTACCATTGCTCTTCTGTCCATGGCCTTTATCGGTggcctcctcgtcctcctctgtgCTGGTGTCGCTCAGTTCGGGCTCAGAGCTGCACTGCGACTCCTTCAGGATGGCCTCCACCAGTTTCTCCTGCACAGATTTAgcttgagaaagaaaagagataaGAGCACATGCAATGATATGAACGCACCTTTGAACCTTTGTAATTGACTCATGGTGGCGAGgtcaaatgttaaaaagaaTAAGACAATGCAAATGCAATGAGAGAACTGAGCCAATGAAGACACATACAACCATGaacaaacaatatttctttAATCTTTCAAGGGGCAAACAAGggagcaacacaacatgcaaaatgataattaaaaaaacacacaattcagtacacacacaaaaaaaatggaaacacaaagcACACTTTAACTTAGTTTTAAGTATagaaataagacaaagaaaatctcTTAACTTTGGAACAATAGAGTTCcattataatacattttctaacCATGTGTAAGTTGAGTGTTTACATGaaattgaagaagaaaaagaagctgcttgtatttgtttgtgtgcagagtcTATACATGAATATTCAGCAGCTCTTCACAGatgcatgttttgtgtttttagaaatACTGCCATTTTAAGTGTGTGCACTTTagaaatacatgtatttttacatCAGCGGCAGCTTCCTCCTTCATATCTGATTGCACTTTCACCCCCTGAGGGCTTCCactttgttttctgctgtttagATTTATTTCATGGCACTTATCATTTTAATCCAAACTGTATAGTGCAGCAGTAAAAAAGCAAACAGCataaatattttgtgaaatgCAATCAATGTGACAATTTCTTGTAAATATCAAAACAACTTAAAACTCACTTTTAATGAAACTGATGTTTGACATTGAAAAGTGGACGAGACCAAAAAGataattacacacaaaataaacgaagaataaggaaagaaaaaaatgccaaTTTTTCCACTATTAAAATGTAAGAACATCATCCATACTATAATTTAAATATCACAGTACTGTACTACTGTGACAATAACCATTAATTTGCTGTTATATTGTATTACGTGAATTACATATAAACCATTACACAGCCCTGGTTGTGATAATAGTGGAAAAACCTCCATACGAGATGGACGGAACCATTCCTCACTCAGGTGAAATCTACCTGTTGGTTTTTTACTCACCCCTCTCCggcccctgctcctcctgtttgccctcatcctctgttttctcctccttcttttctccCGAGGTGTCATCACTCTGTTTGAGCTCCTGCCCCAAGGGGACGCTGGTGTCAGAGATGTTGATCTCTGTGCTGTCCCCCGCACTGTTCTGTAAGTCAGGTTCTTTAGCCGCACCAGACTCAGCCTCAGTCGCAGCTGCTTCTTCCGGATATGTTTCATCTTTCTCGTCTGGTGGAGCAACAGTTTCTTCTTCATCAACCGCTGCAGTctgctccactttctctctgtggtcTTGTGTGGCTTCATCATCACTCGCCTCCTGGTCGCTATTTGTACAGCTGGAGCCTGAACGAGACTTCATGTCGTCTGTACAAGAAAGAGAGCATTTTTAATTCTTTCACAAGATAATCATTCTCCACACTTCCagtataaatgaatataaattcCTCAATAAGAAAGGAAATGCATCATTAAACCTTTCAAAAGGTTTagagatttttctctttttttccaagttttattattttttacaatatagGATACAACATATAgtgatattttaaatattttactggGATTTAGACTTAATCAGAAGAAACAAGTATTTGAATGCTTTTGAGAGCACaacaaattaaagttttttactgtattaaaaGCAGATTTCAAATTAATAACATATGTGTTTATGGTGTAATGCCACATTCCTCTCAGTTATTTTCCTCTCATGCGtcatttggaaaatgttttcaaacGAGGAGAATCACCCACCGTCCTTCTCATCGTCTTCAGTCTCCGATGCATCCATCTCTTTAACCTGCGTCTCAGTGTCACTGGATGGAGAtggggatttcttttctttcgcCTCTTCCACAGGGCCCTCGTCGTCTGCTTCAAAATCTTCTTCATAATCTGAGTTAAGACAAGGAACATTTATTGACAAAGATGGTAAagaaaagtctgtttttatatttctcttagTGATACAGTGTTTTGTATACCATCTCTGACTCTGCTCTGCACAGTTACATGTGCCTCTTTGACTCGAcactccacttcctgtggaggACTTTTTTCACAGTCGGACTGGGAGGCAGCATCCTCTCCGGTCATTTCTGTTTCCATCTCAGGAGCATCCTTCTGGCTGATGACCgactcctctcttcctccctcctctttcaccCTCTTTGGTGGTGGTGTGGGTTTTTTGTCCAATCCCATCGCTATGATGCACCTGAATAATGTCCATAAACATAAGCTCAGTTTAAAAGAATAATTCTTAATTCTTGCTGAGAAGATAAACACCACTTTCATATCGGTCATTAAACTTCCAACAACGGTCAATAATCTGACAACAGAATACTGACATGATGATTTATTCAGGAAGTTAAAGTAGTGAGCAAACGAAGCAGAGACAGAGCAACATTGATTTTTAACTGGACTCCTGTTTGTGACCATCAGATCAACAATATTCACTCTCTTTGTTTAAAACGATGCATGATGATGACTGTCTGTTATTTGATCTTCTACGTTTGATCCCTTTCATAAATTTGAAGGCAGGAAAACGTAGTAATACGAAACAAAGGGAAACATCTGGCCTGCTGCTGTCCAAAGGTAGCAAAATCTAACTAGCCACAGGTCAAATGTATCATGGGTTCAATCTGCTCTGATCTAATTCCTGGTTAAGAAAGAAAAGCATAActttttccccaaaatgtcaaattaatgGAAGTCATACATTTCTGCTTCTTATTGCCATTTTCACTTCAGTTGTGTTGTTATGTGCCAATTCATTTCCTTTGTTAGAGACACAGGGTGCCTTTAAAAGAAGACCTTACTTAAAGCAGGGAGAGGCCCCCTCTACGATGACGAAGCCAAAGTGTCCGTGCCTGCCGCCAAGTCTGGAGCCTTTCCTGTGTTTGAACTCGCAGCAGGAGCTCAGCCGCTCCACCTGCAGCCCGTTCAGGAAGAAGGTCAAACTGAAGGGGAAGCCTCTGTGTCGCCTCGAAATGAACTGGAAGGACTCTGAGGGGGAAaatgaaggaggtggaggatgtgaTGCATGTCTGAGGATCCCCACCAATGGTTTATctaaatgtacacacacacacatttaaacaaacactaaCTCAGATGGTCACACTGACCTCCCTCGCGGAGCTTTCCTTTATACACAGACAGGTTCTCTCCTCCGCAGTGCTGCTGGAACACTTTCACATCGTCCCTCATGTCGGTCAGGTCGTGGGAGAGATGCACCGTTTTGCCAAAGTAcaccatgttcacacacaccctgctgtgGTGCACAGAGCTCCTCAGCATGGGGGGGTCCTGGAGAGTTTAATATCAATTTAGGAAATGACATGACAGGTTTGATGAAATAGACTGATTCTTTGCAGTGATAAATGTAATGGAAATTAGTCTTATAATATATCAGTGCTTTATTTTTCCTATTGCATTTTGTCTTACCACTGACATTTTGTTCTGATTAATCGCAGTATAGCAAAAACAAGCTCAGTTGACAATGTGTAATTAATAAGTTCATTAATTAATAACTTAAGTCAGTAAAATGTTATGCATAGTGTTAGTAAACTGAACCAGAGATTACAAGATACAAATttatcagacacacaaaaagacacagtaTAACTTCCTACTTCTAAGTGAACATCAATGCGTGAAATTTGAATGGCCTTTCCAAATGAATCCACTGACGCTGCCGCCTGTAAGTGTGTTGTGGAGAGTTTCGTTGCtggggaaaacaaaaagagggaCAAAGACCTCAGTGACGTTAGCACCACTGGTGGCGGTGGTGGGGCGCAGTCTGCGGCCTCTGAGCGTGCCGCCGCTGGGAGTAACCTTGAgccccctctctttcctctttgtgGCTGGAGGCACTGGGGTAACAACAAAGTTGTTGATGACAGGGAGGCGGTAGGGGGAGATGTCATTGGAGGTCTCCATTGTAGTCAAACGTCTCCGCGACTCCTTGGTCATCTGGGAGGGAAGTTAATAAGGTCACTTTAGTCTAAAAGACTGTGACTGTGCATTTGTTGGGGAGTTATTTGTCTACGTAGAGCTGATAGGGTGGTTATAAGAACTGTAGATGTGTGATGTGGAAACATGGAAGGGTTAACTTTTATACAGTTagaattaaacaaaacacatttctgagcGTGTAGCCAAATGGTTTAATATGCAGTATGATACTGTTAagagtttttaattaaagttctCTAAAGAGTAGTGTccaaacaatataaaagtgtCCTGCACACCCTCCATACAAGCAGGTGGGTGAATGCATGAATGTCGTATGTGTCACAGTCTCACAGTGCAGTTGAACAGCGGATCGTTCTCATTGGAGGACTCTTGGAGCCTGTAAGGGGAGCTGCGTCTCAGTGAGGCCGTGGTGCCGTTACTGTGGATCGGCTTCAGACGCACCGGCCTCTGCATCTTCCCCGGAGCCGTGTTGGGTCGAGACGATCCCAGCTAGGATACAAAAACAATTACTGTCAGCATTCTGCTAATTAAAAACAGTGTGTATCACCATGGAGACCTCGGTATCAGCATTTTTGAGAATAGTAACTCACAACACTGCATCCCATAAACATAATACATGAAGGTTTAGACAAACTCTAACTTGTGTGATatggtttttatatttcacaagTCCAGAAAGATAAAGAagaatatacacacaaatattgATAAGAAAAAAAGCCATATTCCGAGTAAGAAAATATTGGATTGATCCAGTTTATAAAGGCTACCTGAAGTTATGATTGATGGATTTCTAACACAGGAGAGTCAGTGGGACCTTGATGATGCAGTTTCCAAATTAAGCAGATTTTAAGCACAGCAGTAGGAGTATGCCGAGGTAAAGTGGACGTACCAAATATTAGAAATTGCTCAAACCACCCACAACTTTCGTTTCTCTCGTCCACTTTAGTTGTCATAAAATGTCTTGTTGCATGTTAGAATAAAAACTTTCACTTATAGTCAAAACGAGCTGGAGTGTCATTAGCTCGAGCTCATTCATCTGCTGAGCAGGAAGCTTGAGACGAAGAGAGAGATCTCACAGAGtaaacacagagatggaggaTTACTGGCTCTATTTATTCTGGCATCGAGCTCAGTGATTTTCTATgtttcaatgaaaacatgaatctaATCCCTCTACTTCACTTCAAACACTCACAGAGCAAACAGCCGCTGAGACAGCTCTTCAGTCTCAAGTGTCCGTGTTAACATGACAACTGTCAGCGTTTGGCTACTGATCTAATTCTCTCTGTTTACGTctctgtcacacaaacatgatGATCTCAGTTGATAAAGAAATAGTTCAACTTTTTTGGGAGATCCACTTTCTTAATGTGAATCAGACGAGCAGACTGATCCCACCCTCAAATCTGTACTGGAGCCAGCAGACAGTAGGCTTAGTAAGTGGTAGCCTGGCAACCACTGTAAACCTGAGAAAGTCAAGAAGTAGAAAAAGTCCAGCACATTTTCTACTGATCCAAACGTGTCCTCTTCAATTTCGGTTTTTATACTGATCAAATAAATGACATGTGTTAATTAGTGATGTTTAGAGGTGCTGCTCGTTGGATTTTGTTTCCTTTGGACAAAGCTAATAACTTTCCCCTTTTATTCCCTgtctctatgctaagctaagctaactagctgctggctatggcttcatatttacagtTCAGACATGGAATCATCTGTCAATAGACTTTTCTATTTCTCTTCAGGTAAATAAGCACATTTCCCAATATGTTGAAATTGTATAATACCTCACCCATCAACTGTCTCCGATTTTTAACTTAAGTTTGAGGGATGATGCATTTTAACAGTGATTTTCAGGAACATTGAAATTTTAAAAACTACATCAGTGTCCCCTCAATCTACGACTGCACCAAAGGCTTCTGTTTGCACTCACGGACTCGGAGGACTCGGAGTGCTCCCCCTCGGGTCCAGAGTGCTGCTTCCGGAAACCCCTGACACCCGTGGGCGGGTGTGGAGACAGGACGGGGATGATGTCGTCTTCATACCTTCTGGAGCGATCCACCTTCCAAAAAAAAGACCATTTATTGAGACACTATGTTGCTACATGTGAAAACCTTTGATCCAAATCAAGATATATTGTGGTTCAAATGATTCACGCCACTTAAATTGAtcattttactttcaaaacAGATGACTCATACAGACCGGATCATCTGTGTCCTTAGAGACACTGAAATGGGATTGTTTTTAATAGATCAACGATGTGCAAACAAAGGCTGACGTTATGAACAGGCATTATGTCACATCATTTAAGGGTCATTAAACTCTGACAAAGCagtgttaaaatgtaaatgatctACCTTGATCTTGTGCACTCGTTCCCTACTTGCAAACTCCTCCAGTTTCCTTTTGATCTCGATTTGATGGAGACGCTGCATGGGAGGGGCACAGAACAAACTGACATTGATTATTATGCAAGGAGAAGCACTCATAAAGGTACAGAGGAGTTTGTTTCCCCACTGTTTTTGTTTCGGGTACACTGTGTTCACCTCACCTCCATCTCCAGCACCTTGTAGAAAATGGCCTGGGCGAGACATTCACGAACATGTCTCTGGTGGGCTCGCTGGTTCAGCTTGTGTCTGTACTCTTTGTCTGGAACGATTCGGCCACTCCTGGTGATCTGAAAACGACAAAAGTGTCAGTATTGCTCAATCAATACGAGTTTATGATGAGTGATAACATTGTTTCTAATCTGAGGTCACCTACAGTTCATATTTTGCACATCACTGCAAGATAGCACCAGAACAATTAAATGTCCACGTCCTTGGAGAGGAACTTTCATGACAGTGAGTTGTATAGCCAATATTAAATAAAGATCATTAGCAGGTtgttatattaaataataatgttctCTTAACAATTCTGAATGTACTATAAGTTAAAATGTCACTATTCATAAAGTCCTTTGTCAATATTTTATCTGTACGTATATGGTCATTCCAAGACGtcctgtttgactttgttttaattttcctAATGCAAGATagacgggggggtggggggtttcAAGTTCGAGACCAAATATCTGTCACTACATCCGTACCAGTCCTGCTCTCTGCAAGTGTCTTCTGATGCGAGTGTTGCTGAAGTATCCAGCGAGGTGTTTGTCGGTCAGACTGTTGTAGGCTGAAATCAGTCTGCAGAAACACGatccataaaaacacagaggcaaTTAACTAATGGAAACTCAACAGATTCCGTCACCAAACAAGACCTCACTTCACAAAGGACATCCAGACTTTAAACTTCGTCTTCCCTCCACCACAGTTCTTGATTACACCAAACAGAAAACCAGAATCTTAATCAAATGCTTCAGTGGGACCCAACACCACATTTGTTTATTGGCAGTTGTTTGTTGTCCCCATTATTGAGACGTCAGCCTCCCACAGCCCAGCccgtctgacagcagcttttttttccaACGCAGATTTGATTTCCTCCAACATTTATGTGCGAGACAAGGGGATCCTCCAACTGCAGGGTCTGTTACCAGTGTCGGATTACACACAGGAGCTAGAGGGGACGGCACACTTAACCCTGTCTGCCTCCTCTTTGTGTGGCTGTCTAAGTTGTCTGTGGTGCTCCTCATCTTTGGCTCCATGTACGGGGGAGTATTGTTTCACTATCAGTCATCATACATGGCTTTCTCTGATCCTGAGGGAGGCGGCACAGAAATATAACCTGCTGATCACATCTGTTTTAGTGTCATTTGTGTTACAGTTTCTATTCTAAATATGCTGTATGTGAATTTTAACATTGGTTTGTAGTTGGCCGATTAGCTAATAacaatattagggagtaaaaaacattctgttacaaatataaaataaaataaaaaatggcaTTAGGATATCGTtttcaaacccttatgacaaacaaatgtaatagaggcttgatattttacagttcaactATAAACTTAGTCATAAATGACaatacataaaaagaaaacacatatatagaatataaagataatatagaaaataacaCACTAGCTTAAATGTGACACTCGATACATTGAAAACAATAGAGTTCACAAAGTAGCATTAAATGGAAAAACTCAAACACCTTAAAACTGTACACAGGACATGAGTTAATGTCCGTAGCTACATTCCTTCACATGGAAACATACTGAATTTACATTGTAGAGTTGATCATTTCACTAAAGTAAAGAATTTCAATATCTCTTTGACAAAAAGTGTTGTCGTCACATCTTTATTCCTGCTCGCTCTTCTTATCACTTCAGGGTCATTTGTTTCTCACAGGAAAACACTGTTTTCCAAAATGATTCCCAACAGTGAAATGTATCAATCAACCCATTTCTGTTTATACATGAATAACATggtgtgaagtgtttgatggctttcatttccaaaacatctatcataaaaacatgaagacaTAATGAATTTGAATTCTTACAGTACAGCCAGTGGAGCCTGACGACATGTTCACTGTACCTCCACCCTGATAACAACACTGCGTCACTACCGTACAACACTGCGTGAACTTTTGACTCCACTTTAAGGGAACTAGCTAGCTTAACTTTAGCATTAGCACAGGGTTAAGAGTCATTTAAAGTAGTAAAATAAGACAGTTGGCACTTCCCTAAGTTAACTTGGTGGTTTTTATATGAGTCGAGatgaagtaaaacacaaattcagAGCGTTACTATGGGATACGTGTAAAGACACAGCAGCTGCACGGACTGTGAAAACCTCAAGTTTGATCGGAATCATTCAGAGTCACATAGAATAACACGGACATGTAAAGAGTACGTACCCCGGGCTGAGGTGGCTCATGGTCTCCAGCTCCCTGATAAACGCGTGTCAGGTGTAAAGGTGTGTCAGGTGTAAaggtgtgtgaaggtgtgaagtTTAGCAGAGCTGAAGAAGTGTGGAGGAAAGTGAAGttagagaagcagcagcacatgaaGCTGAAGCTGAGCACAGGAACTGATGACACCCGCCGGTTGCTATGGGAGACCACGTGACGATGCTGCCAATGAGGCTGGTttccacttacacacacacacacacacacacacacacacacacaaacacacaagtcccagtgtgtgtgtgtgtgtgtgtgtgtgtgtgtgtgtgtgtgtcccctctctctctctctctctctctctctctctctctctctctctctctctctctctctctctctaacaacAGAGAGACTCTCACTGAATACTTCTATTTTGACAGAAGTATTCATCATTATTTATGTCAATGTATCTACTAAGTtacaattatgttttatttccaacCTGCAGTGGTAGAAACAGTGTTATATGATTTACTTGTGTTaaggaaaaaattaaaatctatATATTATAACACAAAATACTACTACAATAGAACAAGCCCTGTATTTAAAAtcttccttgaataaaagtagtTGATGAGTAGTTGAGTAAACATTCTCAGTAACTTTCCTGCCTGGTAAGCACTAGTCGTAGTAAGTAGCCAGTTTAGATCGAATCCAGTGGTGCTCCAACCATCCATTTACCATTTTCATTACTTATCACTGTTTACAAGAAAACGAGGAAGATGCAGTTACAATTTTCATTACttgctttaaaggttcagtgtgtgagatttaggtgaaagggatctattggcagaaatttgatttaaaataatcctaatgatgttttcacgagtgtgttttatctaaattgtacaaattgttgttttctttaccctagaatgggccctttatatatgaatactttatacttttgggtcaccatgttttttagtggcccaaactggacaa harbors:
- the erich3 gene encoding glutamate-rich protein 3 isoform X2, whose product is MSHLSPGLISAYNSLTDKHLAGYFSNTRIRRHLQRAGLITRSGRIVPDKEYRHKLNQRAHQRHVRECLAQAIFYKVLEMERLHQIEIKRKLEEFASRERVHKIKVDRSRRYEDDIIPVLSPHPPTGVRGFRKQHSGPEGEHSESSESLGSSRPNTAPGKMQRPVRLKPIHSNGTTASLRRSSPYRLQESSNENDPLFNCTMTKESRRRLTTMETSNDISPYRLPVINNFVVTPVPPATKRKERGLKVTPSGGTLRGRRLRPTTATSGANVTEDPPMLRSSVHHSRVCVNMVYFGKTVHLSHDLTDMRDDVKVFQQHCGGENLSVYKGKLREGESFQFISRRHRGFPFSLTFFLNGLQVERLSSCCEFKHRKGSRLGGRHGHFGFVIVEGASPCFKCIIAMGLDKKPTPPPKRVKEEGGREESVISQKDAPEMETEMTGEDAASQSDCEKSPPQEVECRVKEAHVTVQSRVRDDYEEDFEADDEGPVEEAKEKKSPSPSSDTETQVKEMDASETEDDEKDDDMKSRSGSSCTNSDQEASDDEATQDHREKVEQTAAVDEEETVAPPDEKDETYPEEAAATEAESGAAKEPDLQNSAGDSTEINISDTSVPLGQELKQSDDTSGEKKEEKTEDEGKQEEQGPERAKSVQEKLVEAILKESQCSSEPELSDTSTEEDEEATDKGHGQKSNDVVPEQLETLAEELKSEESVVEAEVVEDQEETSEPKEQEEDGTEKELHENRDSTKDELDKELDEDDEKPASEEEEEKLEDRGAALHAVSEGNMTPENKASEPEEDTVAKCNDSEAAQKDVESEEKTAEAEEADESSISELDRKTDETAASDNAEEEAMTVSETVEMKVEPSEEREALSCEEAPVSDTEERQQGDSMAASQAEVTTEDSSSSVEGSADTTVEKTADISEDSVKDEGSKDDVKKEEAELVSEDGNRQEEGLGGEQRERSVETNDEGENCGEKEENEKEEEGKDESKTEEIIEDEANVVEDTRTDSNPERQTNEEPADEEDEVAHEEKAEESEKDEGSESVENKNDEEESEAKEAVIDKTSDGEEVKETKAERDEEKGEEAEKEERNEEEQMESEKSKDDNEEAEEGEEKSAITVEPEKNTDDEKTSSKNTAESAVNETADGNKTTEHTVESEDAKKETEGASSNSERGEIDGENGEISTGGERNSHNDDEIEVSKEERNDEKAAEHVEDERITEEEPTEGESAEVKEAESGDGAGKPDEDEVEQDHGTDASESEARERDDSDKQEETAQKDPEQESEETEITEESKPDHMDTDREQMKQDENGNKPELNERDSDLIENIDSKINEDEAQSSAPTDEGLGGTSHKLDESTATSDKKTCSDQHAAVANGENGEDAEEASKASEEGASVLLKPQAPNEEAPNAEESVAVDKESPEALAAEDSTDLVTNWVNTHQMSKDFETFVEPLEDLREETSEAQVYSKEETKSTELLRVETPPEVMKKSEKEENEQIHKVESEEKLEAVESEIESKPCEDEPQSDAIKDTTQEKEETEVEELNQMMQTEENDEESSNGQRKRSKESLEEDKDQKGPTQTQSDVSKTEVESIAGTHRSAASLKAESVTEEQSEEKTSARDPEKATETEETKYLQPASKTDEDNERPASPGGAKDAEESLGKTEEQSREVTEITDFTTSKSDDGSQEESHDGGIRPKPSGGSLDGERRDEQLIKDIKRTLSKDRLSSFSVDDTLFGSSSYPLLSAARTES